The proteins below come from a single Aspergillus oryzae RIB40 DNA, chromosome 5 genomic window:
- a CDS encoding uncharacterized protein (predicted protein) has protein sequence MFLPSRKALAFLACLASHSVALLTTSENSTHFNLANDRFSIALAKSNGHIVDVQLDGQDLLGPVDGNAGKGPYLDCSCIPSGFWTPGSGAHLELINGTDSTGTAYGGLYMSATYAGTNQTLSQWFFLRGEETGLHAFSRVTYFNETTPSLRSLGELRTLFRPSTDLWTHFSTSDGNYGPKPLGSNSGLVVQDATTYIGNVTDDPYVSQYSDYFTKYTLAESWRNHDVHGLFSDGSSSSDGSTFGAWLVHNTVETYYGGPLHSDLVVDGIVYNYLVSGHHGAPTPNLTHGFDRTWGPQFYYFNRGDSETTLADLRADAAKYADPEWNAEFYDSIADHIPNFTPSTGRTTFKGKVSLPKGAKRPIIVLSEDGQDFQLNVFNTESLQYWAEIDKSGSFSIPRVVEGTYRITIYADEIFGWFIQDHVKVLKSQSKDYSFTWKEESAGKEIWRIGIPDKSSGEYLHGYAPDTSKPLQPEQHRIYWGKYDYPADFPEGINFHVGKSDPSQDLNYIHWAFFPSQGNHLRTEPYYDNVNNWTVTFDLTADQLHNTNTATFTVQIAGAKTANGNAKWTPVEGKYSNLPWTVNVNGRYESTWVIPYWRSGSCGVRSAVSCQNIEQKFAFPSKNLQEGKNEFVLSLPFNASSTETALLPDALYVQARVMGSRLDPARPAPNPLVNSNLGFGRDNPIMEFSNNRIIT, from the exons ATGTTCCTCCCCTCACGGAAGGCATTAGCCTTCCTAGCTTGCCTTGCAAGCCATTCCGTAGCACTCCTAACAACATCCGAGAACTCGACACACTTCAACCTCGCTAACGACCGCTTCTCCATTGCTTTGGCCAAGTCCAATGGTCATATCGTTGACGTCCAACTAGACGGCCAGGATCTACTTGGGCCGGTAGACGGCAACGCCGGAAAGGGTCCATACCTGGACTGTTCCTGCATCCCGTCGGGCTTCTGGACGCCCGGTAGCGGCGCTCATTTAGAGCTTATCAACGGCACGGACTCGACTGGCACCGCATATGGAGGACTTTACATGAGCGCTACATATGCAGGAACCAACCAGACACTATCGCAATGGTTCTTCCTCCGGGGCGAAGAAACAGGACTCCATGCCTTTTCCCGAGTCACATATTTCAACGAGACCACCCCCTCCCTACGAAGTCTTGGAGAATTGCGCACACTTTTTAGACCGAGCACGGACCTCTGGACGCACTTCTCTACCAGCGATGGCAATTACGGACCAAAGCCTCTTGGCAGCAACAGTGGGTTGGTAGTCCAGGATGCGACAACCTACATAGGGAACGTTACGGATGATCCCTATGTCTCCCAATACTCGGATTACTTTACCAAATACACTCTGGCGGAGAGCTGGCGAAACCACGACGTCCATGGGCTGTTTAGTGACGGCTCATCTAGTTCTGACGGAAGCACATTCGGCGCTTGGCTAGTTCATAACACCGTTGAGACGTACTATGGAGGTCCTCTACACTCTGATCTTGTTGTCGATGGCATTGTGTATAATTATTTGGTCTCCGGTCATCATGGAGCACCTACGCCAAACCTCACGCATGGGTTTGATCGCACGTGGGGACCTCAATTTTACTACTTTAACCGGGGGGATTCGGAGACGACACTCGCCGATTTGAGGGCAGATGCTGCCAAGTACGCTGACCCGGAGTGGAATGCTGAGTTCTATGATAGTATCGCGGATCATATTCCCAATTTCACCCCGTCGACTGGGAGGACTACATTCAAGGGAAAGGTATCGCTACCCAAAGGTGCAAAGAGGCCAATCATTGTGCTCTCCGAGGATGGACAGGACTTCCAgctcaatgtcttcaacaCGGAATCTCTGCAGTACTGGGCTGAGATTGACAAATCTGGAAGCTTTAGCATCCCCCGTGTTGTAGAAGGGACATACAGAATAACCATTTACGCGGACGAGATCTTCGGATGGTTTATCCAAGACCACGTCAAAGTTTTGAAATCGCAGTCCAAAGACTACAGCTTCACCTGGAAAGAGGAAAGCGCGGGTAAAGAAATCTGGCGTATCGGTATACCGGATAAGTCTTCTGGAGAGTACCTGCATGGCTACGCACCGGATACGTCCAAGCCGCTACAACCAGAACAACATCGCATATACTGGGGAAAATATGACTACCCAGCTGACTTCCCCGAGGGAATCAACTTCCATGTTGGAAAGAGCGACCCATCCCAAGACCTCAATTACATTCATTGGgcattcttcccctctcagGGAAATCATCTTCGCACTGAGCCATACTATGACAATGTCAACAACTGGACGGTGACATTCGACCTAACTGCAGACCAGCTCCACAACACGAACACGGCGACGTTCACCGTGCAGATTGCAGGTGCGAAGACCGCGAACGGCAACGCGAAGTGGACGCCCGTTGAAGGGAAGTACAGTAATCTTCCCTGGACGGTGAATGTAAATGGACGGTATGAGTCCACATGGGTGATCCCGTACTGGCGGAGTGGATCATGTGGGGTACGCAGTGCTGTTTCCTGCCAGAATATAGAGCAGAAGTTTGCGTTTCCATCGAAGAATCTCcaagaagggaagaatgaGTTTGTTTTGAGTTTGCCGTTCAATGCGTCGAGTACGGAGACTGCGTTGCTGCCGGATGCACTTTACGTGCA GGCAAGAGTGATGGGTTCGCGGCTGGATCCGGCCCGCCCCGCCCCGAACCCGCTAGTTAATTCTAATCTTGGATTTGGACGAGATAATCCGATCATGGAATTCTCCAATAATAGAATCATAACATGA
- a CDS encoding uncharacterized protein (predicted protein) yields the protein MKGYYSLVILALIGIAFALLEEKLVAFEPIDGSIEFGNAPILRDASDPVGVKIAADSLASDLKEVTDVEHRVLVWDETVLVAEGELSTSGLVIIAATVDSPLVSRLEEEGKIIVDDIRGKWETYRTVVVDNPLPGFKHGLVIVGSDKRGTMFGVFTLSEQIGKSPLHWWADVPVTKHKEIYALSKTTTQGEPSVMYRGIFINDEAPALTGWWAKHGNVDDYTFNAEFYGHVFDLLIRLKANFLWPAMWGSFIPTPGRIFFTDDLRNQQLANDYGIVVSTSHTEPMQRSSNEWKKDPTPGGWDWVNNKENVIRFMEEGVRRAGDNETYFTLGMRGENDSPIEADDPIAVLEDVFSTQRELLAKYHGNDTSLQAWTVYKEVMTYYAAGLVPPDDVTLVFSDDNWGNVQRLPTKEERQRSGGIGLYYHFDYVGRPKSWKWQNNNNLPKVYKELSQAYERGADRVWVINVGDIKPMEIPLSFSMELAWNASRLDFDTIPAYLKALATRDFGEKYADQIATALMEYSHLAGLRKFEMLEPTTYSILNFREAEHVLDQWRTLADKAQEIQQSLPSERRDACYHLLSYPATAGFNYYQTIIGQGRNRQYSFERRNSANLVAGQVLEYFEEDYDLALEYDSLADGKWEGIMSTPKFDMGIADWRPSSRDVVANLSYVQLRQDFDYAFGNLGIYAEQSLSAYRQGRICGSINPSLPTEEGLAPMLPLMDPYGPESRLIELFHRTLSKEHPEERIVVSIDWPAVPSNFTETIQLRVEWEPSPYFDLIHIPIRNHRVPSDFTGFPESGGFVSLEGPHFQRSSSHAVSFKHIQYLGSRSRSGSIALRPYMQARESEEDAKDAWVEYDFYLFNSTDPFNATIYVNGALDTDPDLPMKLSLSIDGQEANFTRLLGEPEEPGDMPTGWTEAVADHVWTRDVEIAALEPGPHTLQWRVNSPEVYLEKIVLALEGYLDSYLGLPERTLVGGA from the exons ATGAAGGGTTACTACTCCCTAGTCATCCTTGCCCTAATTGGAATTGCGTTTGCCCTGTTAGAGGAGAAACTAGTTGCATTCGAACCTATAGATGGTTCCATTGAGTTTGGAAATGCTCCAATCTTGCGAGATGCGAGCGATCCCGTCGGTGTCAAGATTGCTGCGGACAGTTTAGCCAGTGACCTGAAGGAAGTCACTGATGTCGAACATCGCGTGTTGGTTTGGGATGAAACAGTATTAGTTGCGGAAGGAGAATTGTCTACTTCCGGGTTAGTTATTATAGCGGCGACAGTCGACTCGCCATTGGTATCGCGGCTTGAAGAGGAGGGCAAGatcattgttgatgatatccgTGGTAAATGGGAGACCTATCGCACTGTTGTCGTCGATAATCCTCTGCCCGGGTTCAAGCATGGTCTTGTAATCGTTGGTAGTGACAAACGAGGTACTATGTTCGGTGTCTTTACGCTCTCCGAGCAGATTGGAAAGTCCCC CCTCCATTGGTGGGCCGATGTGCCTGTCACAAAACACAAGGAAATCTATGCCCTGAGCAAAACTACAACACAAGGCGAGCCTAGCGTCATGTACCGCGGAATATTCATCAACGACGAAGCACCCGCCTTGACAGGATGGTGGGCGAAGCATGGCAATGTCGACGACTATACCTTCAATGCTGAGTTCTACGGGCACGTTTTTGATCTGCTGATCCGTCTTAAAGCCAACTTTCTCTGGCCTGCTATGTGGGGGTCCTTTATTCCTACTCCTGGCAGAATCTTCTTTACGGATGACCTGCGAAATCAGCAGCTTGCCAATGATTACGGGATTGTTGTGTCAACTAGCCACACCGAGCCCATGCAGCGCTCTTCTAATGAGTGGAAGAAAGACCCCACACCGGGCGGCTGGGACTGGGTTAATAACAAGGAGAATGTCATCAGGTTCATGGAAGAAGGTGTTAGGCGTGCGGGTGATAATGAAACCTACTTTACACTAGGCATGCGCGGAGAAAATGATAGCCCTATCGAAGCAGACGATCCTATTGCCGTGCTGGAGGATGTGTTCAGCACTCAACGAGAGCTGCTTGCCAAGTACCATGGAAACGATACCTCTCTGCAGGCATGGACAGTATACAAAGAGGTTATGACTTATTACGCTGCAGGTCTGGTTCCTCCTGATGATGTGACATTGGTATTCTCCGATGATAATTGGGGTAATGTCCAACGGCTTCCTACGAAAGAGGAGCGGCAGAGGTCTGGTGGTATTGGG CTTTACTATCACTTTGACTACGTTGGTAGACCTAAGAGCTGGAAGTGGCAGAATAACAACAACCTG CCTAAAGTATACAAAGAGCTGTCACAAGCCTATGAGCGTGGAGCCGATAGAGTTTGGGTCATCAATGTTGGCGACATCAAACCTATGGAAATTCCTCTCTCGTTCTCCATGGAGCTTGCATGGAATGCCTCCCGGCTTGACTTCGACACCATACCCGCATATCTCAAGGCTCTAGCTACGCGAGACTTTGGTGAGAAATATGCCGACCAGATTGCAACGGCGTTGATGGAGTATAGCCACCTAGCCGGTCTTCGCAAGTTCGAAATGCTAGAACCAACAACATATTCCATCCTCAACTTCCGAGAGGCAGAGCATGTACTCGACCAGTGGAGAACACTAGCAGATAAAGCACAAGAAATTCAACAGTCCTTACCTAGTGAGCGACGTGATGCTTGCTATCATCTCCTAAGTTACCCCGCGACAGCCGGATTCAATTACTACCAGACGATCATTGGCCAGGGCAGAAACCGCCAATACAGCTTCGAACGCCGTAACTCAGCGAACTTAGTAGCGGGACAGGTACTCGAGTACTTCGAGGAAGATTACGACCTGGCGCTGGAGTATGATAGCCTCGCAGATGGCAAATGGGAGGGCATCATGTCGACGCCCAAGTTTGATATGGGGATTGCAGACTGGCGTCCCTCATCACGTGACGTTGTCGCAAATCTATCCTATGTGCAGCTACGACAGGACTTCGATTATGCTTTCGGTAACTTGGGTATCTACGCCGAGCAGTCGCTGAGTGCGTATCGGCAAGGTCGGATCTGCGGGTCTATCAATCCCTCCCTGCCAACTGAGGAGGGCCTTGCACCCATGCTTCCACTTATGGATCCATATGGTCCAGAATCACGGCTCATCGAGCTCTTCCACC GCACGCTTTCAAAAGAACACCCCGAAGAACGCATTGTAGTCTCCATCGATTGGCCCGCCGTTCCAAGCAACTTTACTGAAACAATCCAGCTACGGGTAGAATGGGAACCTTCGCCATACTTCGATCTAATCCACATCCCCATCCGTAACCACCGCGTCCCTTCCGACTTCACCGGATTCCCCGAGTCAGGCGGCTTCGTTTCACTCGAAGGCCCGCATTTCCAGCGTTCTTCCTCGCATGCTGTGTCTTTCAAACATATACAGTATCTGGGGTCGCGATCTCGTTCCGGATCTATCGCACTCCGGCCGTACATGCAAGCCCGAGAATCCGAAGAAGACGCAAAAGATGCGTGGGTCGAATATGATTTCTACCTCTTCAATTCGACTGACCCATTTAATGCCACCATCTACGTCAATGGCGCGCTCGACACGGACCCAGATCTTCCAATGAAACTCTCATTATCGATCGATGGTCAAGAGGCAAATTTCACAAGACTGCTAGGTGAACCTGAAGAACCCGGGGATATGCCTACTGGATGGACCGAGGCTGTGGCGGACCATGTTTGGACGAGGGATGTTGAGATTGCAGCCCTTGAACCGGGTCCGCATACACTTCAGTGGAGGGTAAATTCGCCAGAGGTAtatctggagaagattgttCTTGCATTAGAGGGCTATTTGGACAGTTATCTTGGTCTGCCGGAGAGGACGCTAGTGGGAGGAGCCTAA
- a CDS encoding uncharacterized protein (predicted protein), which translates to MAVRRLASTLLALAACANAKWIVPGARWYDTDGNLFNAHAGGLCVDQETGKFYWFGEYKVEGQVEGGGFSVYSSDDLATWESHGLALGLATSDNIAGPYTFVDATSPLGNWSQDFGAFTDYKSGNSYALYSNGDSVEGRDVYLSKFNSNLTAVEEVTYRFPKYDFEAPTILQTENSYYALMSHKTGYRPNNVVALRADKLEGPWSQPFFVSPAYTRTFSTQSGFSWRIQGTKKTTYLYMADQWDMNTLWESRNVWLPIEIDDREGSLKVVWHDVYDLNVKTGEWKPIKGETYISKHAKTSGDAYLQEATFASEHRIATGIYGNDSTITFTVQGQGQDQWVSFYHQNIDDMGFGDQPMGQPDRINGTWQLRRISSVVVNGDTENVHTLYQKDTHKGTSLLHIGDTLHLL; encoded by the exons ATGGCGGTTCGAAGATTAGCGTCTACTCTCTTAGCACTTGCTGCTTGTGCCAATGCTAAGTGGATAGTTCCCGGCGCACGATGGTATGATACCGATGGCAACCTCTTCAATGCTCACGCTGGAGGGCTCTGCGTAGACCAGGAAACTGGGAAGTTCTACTGGTTCGGGGAGTACAAAGTCGAGGGTCAAGTTGAAGGTGGTGGGTTCTCCGTGTATAGCTCTGACGACCTTGCTACCTGGGAGTCTCACGGGCTCGCTCTAG GTCTTGCGACCTCCGACAATATCGCTGGGCCCTATACATTCGTGGATGCTACCTCTCCGTTGGGTAATTGGTCCCAAGACTTTGGCGCGTTCACGGATTACAAGTCGGGTAACTCGTACGCTCTCTACTCGAACGGTGATAGCGTTGAGGGCCGTGACGTCTACCTCAGCAAATTCAACAGCAACCTCACGGCTGTTGAGGAGGTTACTTACCGTTTCCCCAAGTATGACTTTGAGGCGCCTACTATCCTGCAAACGGAGAATAGTTACTATGCACTTATGAGTCATAAGACCGGATATCGGCCTAATA ACGTGGTAGCATTGCGCGCTGACAAGCTCGAGGGCCCGTGGTCCCAGCCATTCTTCGTTTCCCCGGCATATACCCGTACATTTAGTACACAGTCTGGATTTTCTTGGAGAATCCAGGGGACTAAGAAGACCACATACTTGTATATGGCGGACCAG TGGGACATGAACACGCTCTGGGAGAGTCGCAATGTATGGCTTCCTATTGAGATTGATGATCGTGAGGGTAGCTTGAAGGTAGTTTGGCACGATGTTTACGATCTGAACGT CAAAACTGGTGAATGGAAGCCCATCAAGGGAGAGACTTATATCTCAAAACATGCAAAGACCTCCGGAGATGCGTACCTACAAGAGGCA ACATTCGCTAGCGAGCACCGGATAGCTACCGGCATCTACGGCAATGACAGCACAATCACCTTCACTGTGCAAGGCCAAGGTCAAGACCAATGGGTATCCTTCTATCACCAAA ACATTGATGACATGGGATTCGGTGATCAGCCAATGGGCCAACCCGACCGCATTAACGGCACCTGGCAACTCCGGCGCATCAGCAGCGTCGTAGTAAACGGTGACACAGAGAACGTACACACGTTGTACCAGAAGGACACGCATAAGG GGACCTCCCTGTTGCACATTGGGGACACCCTACACCTTCTGTGA